The following proteins are co-located in the Paenibacillus sp. JNUCC32 genome:
- a CDS encoding helix-turn-helix domain-containing protein codes for MYKALIVDDEIYAVMGIKSGVNWQELQVSEVYEAYNMRDALQVFERTPIDIMICDIEMPKGTGIELLERVNDISPDTETIFLTAHSAFDFMKRAIQLDGFDYLLKPIEFDVLQATIAKALHSIKQERELRHMREHYKPYYELWQKKKSLITDKFWNDVFSGRIVCTPANVTDVLEEHELSGLQEAVFMPVLVSVESWLRELSTKDEEIMEYAIRKGASEMLLPAGHGEVIQTKQGVNVVLIAGEEGAEGEAAHELNLRCEKYIQDCYTYFGCNISCYIGNRSTLYEIADTYRQLLEMEYNNLNKSNQVYRLASLGTQSMKTMIPRISTWTLLMEHGQLEEMQREIHGRMEELSRYPQLSVSELEGFRQEFMQMVHYILHKNGLSALELFQDQAGIHLYAQPRNIEQLKATVLQVVQVIHDQLHPSCSVIQRIQSYIKEHLHESITREQLAGFVHLNPAYLSRLFKREVGESITDYILHVRMSQAKDLILTSTIPISEVAKTFGYHNFSHFSKMFRKVYQVSPQEFRQQS; via the coding sequence ATGTATAAGGCGCTTATAGTAGATGATGAGATCTATGCAGTAATGGGAATTAAGAGCGGCGTGAATTGGCAGGAACTGCAGGTATCTGAAGTGTATGAGGCTTATAATATGCGCGATGCATTACAGGTTTTTGAACGCACACCGATTGATATTATGATTTGCGATATCGAAATGCCCAAAGGGACAGGAATCGAGCTGCTCGAGCGGGTGAATGATATTTCTCCCGATACAGAGACCATTTTTCTAACCGCCCACTCCGCATTTGACTTCATGAAGAGAGCAATTCAGCTGGATGGCTTCGATTATTTGTTAAAACCGATCGAATTTGATGTGCTTCAGGCAACCATAGCCAAAGCGCTGCATTCGATTAAACAGGAGCGGGAGCTCCGTCATATGCGAGAGCATTACAAACCGTATTATGAGCTGTGGCAGAAGAAAAAAAGCCTGATCACGGATAAGTTTTGGAATGATGTATTTTCGGGAAGGATCGTCTGCACCCCAGCTAATGTTACGGATGTTCTTGAGGAGCATGAGCTTAGCGGATTGCAAGAGGCTGTATTCATGCCTGTTCTGGTGAGCGTGGAATCGTGGCTTCGCGAGCTCAGCACAAAGGATGAAGAAATTATGGAATATGCTATCCGCAAAGGCGCATCCGAAATGCTGCTGCCCGCCGGCCATGGAGAGGTCATTCAGACCAAGCAGGGGGTGAACGTCGTCCTTATTGCTGGAGAAGAGGGGGCGGAGGGAGAAGCCGCACATGAACTGAACTTGCGCTGTGAAAAATACATTCAGGACTGTTATACCTACTTTGGCTGTAACATTTCCTGTTATATCGGCAATCGGTCCACTTTGTATGAAATTGCCGATACGTACAGGCAGCTGCTGGAGATGGAATACAACAATCTGAATAAATCCAACCAAGTGTACAGGCTGGCTTCACTAGGCACCCAATCCATGAAGACGATGATTCCGCGAATATCCACCTGGACCCTCCTTATGGAGCATGGCCAACTCGAAGAAATGCAGCGAGAGATACATGGACGCATGGAAGAGCTGAGCCGATACCCGCAGCTTTCGGTTAGTGAGCTTGAAGGCTTCCGGCAAGAATTTATGCAAATGGTGCATTATATTCTTCATAAAAATGGACTGTCCGCGTTGGAGTTGTTTCAGGATCAGGCAGGAATTCATCTGTATGCTCAACCGCGAAATATTGAACAATTGAAAGCAACGGTTCTCCAAGTCGTTCAGGTCATTCATGATCAGCTCCATCCAAGCTGCTCCGTGATTCAACGCATACAATCCTATATTAAGGAACATTTGCACGAATCGATCACAAGAGAACAGCTTGCCGGCTTCGTACATCTCAATCCAGCTTATCTGTCCCGTCTATTCAAACGCGAGGTGGGCGAATCGATTACAGATTACATATTGCATGTCCGGATGTCGCAGGCTAAGGATTTGATCTTAACATCGACCATCCCCATATCCGAAGTAGCCAAGACCTTTGGTTATCATAATTTCTCGCATTTTTCCAAAATGTTCAGAAAAGTATATCAAGTTTCTCCGCAGGAGTTTAGACAGCAATCTTAA
- a CDS encoding GH39 family glycosyl hydrolase, protein MRYLYEFIEHQEDMPFKLFVNSVKHVPFHWHKEVEIVYVLQGSVIMHLDQKEYVLHQDDVVVVNSMSIHKFEQNDHDNILLTLQFGPEWLQNNVFISCNSANEPEPVGFRLDTIKQELAKMVWEMNKKSPGYRSFTLGRLQTLCGHLLRYFSEGINPEAEEGGKSYDYKRLNRVLTYIDQNYKEKITLQTMAEQEHLSLHYFSHFFTDKIGIPFQKYLTLIRLEKAQSELSGSEKSITEIAMDCGFANVKLFNKYFKEKYGCTPSSYREAAASLQDKPNRKPLTYEESSSGDYYELDTINAMGSLYRYLEVKPDQERERAIPLTAVVTDHEQIQIQPGMSSAAYKKHWNVITTAGRAVEGLRDDWRRQLTELKARIPFEYIRFHGIFNDEMMVYNEQDDGTPVYNWAYVDKLYDFLIGLGIRPFVELGFMPTLLSRSSETVFWWRGNISPPADQAKWEALVREFVQHCLNRYGAQEVKQWYFEVWNEPDLSGVCWAGSKEEYFSFYESTVRVIRSVLPELKTGGPALGYGSLWNDTWTEEFMEYCKRHQVPVDFFSFHIYSEYPQLKAEQNILTRMMPPTFYKESIHRLQEKMEVASFRDMELHITEWNFSLYDRHLLHDTMFMAPFVMYHAMNTLGDVKAMAFWCFTDVFEESLVPSSPFYGGFGLMNRDGLKKPSYYAFELLQKLGEEITVKGEGYVGTQNQDGSMQLLLYHYVHLDHMFSSGDWSEMSNLNRYGVFEEKGSKEFQVNIPHLSGTYKCTTYQMDRDHGSVFDEWVRMGAPEILTEEELAYLRGRSGPVIRIETIEDQGWYKEIVLPPHGVLLLTLEKQF, encoded by the coding sequence ATGCGTTACCTTTATGAATTTATCGAGCATCAAGAGGATATGCCCTTTAAACTGTTTGTCAACAGCGTGAAACATGTTCCATTTCACTGGCATAAAGAGGTGGAGATTGTCTATGTTCTCCAAGGTTCTGTTATCATGCATCTTGATCAGAAGGAGTATGTTCTACATCAGGACGACGTCGTAGTGGTGAACAGCATGTCGATCCATAAGTTTGAGCAGAATGACCATGACAATATATTATTAACGCTTCAGTTTGGGCCGGAATGGCTTCAAAATAACGTTTTTATTTCTTGTAATTCAGCGAATGAGCCTGAGCCGGTCGGTTTCCGATTGGACACGATCAAGCAAGAGCTTGCGAAGATGGTATGGGAAATGAACAAGAAGTCCCCAGGCTATCGAAGCTTTACCTTGGGAAGGCTGCAAACGTTATGTGGACATTTATTGCGATATTTTTCGGAAGGAATCAACCCGGAAGCTGAAGAAGGCGGCAAGAGCTATGACTATAAAAGGTTGAATCGGGTTCTAACCTATATCGATCAAAATTACAAAGAGAAGATTACACTGCAGACGATGGCGGAGCAAGAGCACTTAAGTTTGCATTATTTTTCTCACTTCTTCACCGATAAAATCGGTATTCCTTTTCAAAAGTATTTAACGCTGATCCGTTTGGAGAAGGCCCAGTCGGAGCTTTCGGGAAGTGAAAAGAGCATTACCGAAATTGCGATGGATTGCGGTTTTGCGAACGTAAAGCTATTCAATAAGTACTTCAAGGAGAAGTACGGTTGTACACCGAGCTCGTACCGTGAAGCCGCTGCCTCGCTTCAGGATAAGCCTAATCGAAAACCGCTTACCTATGAAGAATCCTCGAGCGGAGACTATTATGAATTAGATACGATCAATGCGATGGGGTCGTTATATCGGTACCTGGAAGTGAAGCCGGATCAAGAACGGGAGAGAGCAATCCCTTTAACAGCGGTTGTTACGGATCATGAGCAAATACAGATTCAGCCGGGAATGTCGTCAGCAGCGTACAAAAAGCACTGGAACGTTATTACAACAGCGGGCAGGGCAGTTGAAGGGCTGCGCGATGACTGGCGTCGGCAGCTGACCGAGCTTAAAGCCCGAATTCCTTTTGAATACATACGCTTCCATGGCATCTTTAATGATGAGATGATGGTATATAACGAACAGGATGACGGGACCCCTGTCTATAACTGGGCCTATGTTGACAAGCTGTATGACTTTCTTATTGGGCTGGGCATCCGGCCGTTCGTGGAGCTTGGTTTCATGCCGACCCTGCTCAGCCGCTCCAGCGAAACGGTATTCTGGTGGAGAGGGAATATTTCCCCTCCGGCCGATCAGGCAAAATGGGAGGCACTGGTTCGTGAGTTCGTCCAGCACTGCTTAAACCGCTATGGGGCTCAGGAAGTAAAACAATGGTATTTTGAAGTCTGGAACGAACCGGATTTATCAGGCGTATGCTGGGCAGGCAGCAAGGAGGAATACTTCTCGTTTTATGAGTCTACCGTTCGAGTGATCAGGTCGGTTCTGCCTGAACTAAAAACAGGGGGCCCGGCTTTAGGTTATGGGTCACTCTGGAACGACACATGGACCGAGGAGTTTATGGAATATTGCAAAAGGCACCAAGTTCCGGTCGATTTCTTTTCCTTTCATATCTATTCGGAATATCCTCAGCTTAAAGCAGAGCAAAACATATTGACGAGAATGATGCCGCCAACCTTTTATAAAGAGAGCATCCATCGACTGCAGGAAAAAATGGAGGTGGCCTCTTTCCGGGATATGGAGCTGCATATTACCGAATGGAACTTTTCGCTCTATGACCGGCACCTGCTGCACGATACCATGTTTATGGCCCCATTTGTGATGTATCATGCGATGAATACACTGGGAGACGTAAAGGCCATGGCATTTTGGTGCTTTACGGATGTGTTTGAGGAAAGTCTTGTTCCATCCTCTCCGTTTTACGGAGGTTTTGGTTTAATGAATCGGGATGGACTTAAGAAGCCGAGTTATTACGCCTTTGAGCTTCTTCAGAAATTGGGTGAAGAGATAACCGTTAAGGGTGAAGGCTATGTGGGCACTCAGAATCAAGATGGGAGCATGCAGCTTCTGCTGTATCATTACGTCCATTTGGATCATATGTTTTCAAGCGGAGACTGGTCGGAAATGTCCAATCTTAACCGTTACGGCGTGTTCGAGGAGAAGGGCAGCAAGGAGTTTCAAGTCAACATTCCTCATCTTTCAGGAACCTATAAGTGCACGACTTATCAGATGGACAGAGATCATGGATCC